In Hylaeus volcanicus isolate JK05 unplaced genomic scaffold, UHH_iyHylVolc1.0_haploid 12237, whole genome shotgun sequence, the genomic stretch ttaattttcaaagcttCTTAAAGCTTTAAAACAGTTAGATTTTACTCTTGTTGGACACTATACAAAACGTTTGGCTTTATACAATCAAATCCATAAGGTTTGTTTGAATGGGAAATTTAGTGAAATATTGAGCTTTACATTGATTTTCGTACGTTTTCAGTGTAATTTATGGAATCAAATGAAGCATTTAAAGGTATCTATTTGATTTGAATAGATTCGCATCAAACGAACAAATAACAAACCTTTTTAAGAATCAATAAATTAGATAATGAAAAAGATATGcagttcattaaaattttggtgtctttttttttaaagggatTTCAGCTTCCTTTACATTATACGACTGGCCTTAAAGGAGATTTAGGAATAACACTCTTATCcttattcttaaaatttggTGCTGATATCAATCAAAGAGATAAAGTGAATTtagtaatacattttttttcgtgaaacatttttttttttttttttcctttaagaATTTCTGTACGCCACTCATGCTTACATCTCAATTAGGAAGAACTGCATTTACTGAGTTTTTGTTAACACAGGGAGCCCGTGTGGATCTTGTTGATTATGTAGGTTTGCTTCAAGGGAATGACTCACACGAAAATGTTGATCTTTAATTGATTCTGTTTATAAACGCTATAGAAAGGATATACTGCATTACACTATGCGTGTGCTGAAGGTCACGTTGAAACAGCTGCGCGGCTGCTACTTTTCGGTGCAAATCCAAATGCTTTAGGAGCCCCACGTCTACAGGTAGTAATACTTTTCtcgttataattttttttcttgcgagaatcagttttaattttttttttttttccgccgTAGTGGGAAACACCTTTAGAGATTTCGGTGAATTCCAGGGTTGTGCGTGCTCGAGACATGGTGAAAACATTAATGAATTACGATACTAATACAAAATATCAGATTCCTTCCCGTTTTTATAAGGTACATAAATAAGCCGTAAGAATATACGCTCTCAAAACaagttatttcttttgttGGTTGATCAACTCAAATTActctatgaaataatttttattaatgattttcATGGACTGTAGAACGAAACATCAATGCTAATGAAACTACTTCAGTTTGACgtaggtttttttttgtattgataCTGAGGTTTTtgcttattatttaaaatgttaaatatgaCAGAAAAAAGAACTTTTACCCCACCTCATAAAACTTCCATGGTTATTTCGACGAATGTTATATTCCCGTAATTCAATATCGTCACAACATGTTGTATTTACAATGATCCGGAATTATTTTCCAGAAGACGCTGTGTTACTTATTCTTGAAgtaacgtttattattaatgaaaaatgatttttttttcttactagagatttgtacaaatattttttttagagagaAATCCTAAACAAAAACGCTGGTCTATTATGCGCAACATCGGATAGAAAAGGCCGTTCTCTTTTCTGGTAATAATTCCCTCATTTAGTCCACTGTATGCTACAGCAGTATGATATTGTTTTGATAAGGTGGAgttgtaaaaagaattatcCCCGTGTTATTTATcgactattaattttttttcatgaagCTAATGCTAATAAATATCCTGGTTATATTATGTGTAATCCTCATGCTCTTAATAATAAGGGTAAGTGGTAAGAATAGTGCACGACTCACACAAGGCGGTATTTGTTTAAAGAGATCtcaaaagaatgaaaaacgaTCTTTTGTTTGATACGGTTTTTGTAGGTTATTCTCCTATCGAACTTCTTGTATCACATatgcaacaaaaaatatggaacggaccagaattaattaatgtagcACGCCAGGTTTTAAGCTTTAAAGGGAACGGTGGCTTATCATTTTTAGCTACTGCTCTTTTGTCGGATGAACATACCATGAGAAAAGTTGCTCGTGTAACTTTTGCTTCAACTGCGTATAAtagagaaattatatttatgccTCCCCAAACAATGAGTTTAGATGATCTTTTTCTAGTACACCCTACCAATGTAAGGATTCCACATTCTGATGAGCTAACCCCTTTTCACCTAGCGTTACATCATGGACGACGTCGCGCACAGCGTTTGGTTATGAAAGCTCTAGCTCTTTCGTTTTTATATAACATTCAAAGTTTTTCTTCGCTCACGGAATTATGGTGCGGAATTTATAGTGCTGCAGGTgaggaaaaaaagtttttttttgtttatattaatcCATGatcaaaaaagaaacattctaGTTTTGATTTGCTCATCTTCTTTTGGATTtgggaaatattaatttttttattgaaaaaaaatttgtataatgcTTTCTTTTGACTGTAGAATTGAATGAATCTTCTGCCTTATTATTAATGACACGCAATTatccatttttaattcaaaatattttaacgttaaTTTCTCCGGGGTACACTAGATTGTTTTTTTAACCTTGACAttggagaaaaaaataaaaaaaccttgatttttttttcacactTAGAGACAATTTATCTGATGATGCACTTGTTTCCTTAGTAGAAAGGATACCTCCGTCCTTTATATTTGAATCCAATGGTGTCGGAGCACTTGAAGTTAGTATCTTATGGTTTTTGTTGAaacttaacaaattttttaattcaattttctttttaaacacttAGAATGCTGTTTGGTATTCTATGTCCCCTAAAGTATCCGAATCTTTAGTATTATTTGACGCTTTAACAACACCTAATCGAATTCTTTTATTCACGACAAAAGACTGTCGTGAAGCTTTGCTGGCAACTCATAAGGCCATGCTCTACTATCGACGTTATAAATCCTATCCCGCAATAAAAGAAAGTctgtttataaagaaagaaaaaattttaaaaaaattgttcaagtaAGTGCCTCgacattttaaattgcttttaattaaattagtgattaaaaaatttcattatcgtGTACtgataatgtaaaatgtttttgtataAAGTTAATTGCTgttgctctttttttttttcttttaaaaaaaaaacgttggTTTTTaaccaacaattttttttaaaaactaaaattctcgagtttgaaaaacaattaataaatactgcTTTGAGCTCAGATCGACAATTTTGGACGTGCACATCCAAGTTTTGATGATTAATCACGTCGTCGCAttcctttttataattatatcactttgctttattttttgGTTATTTTTGGTCACGCGAGTTTCTtccattcattcattttatgtGGATCCAATGAAATGTATACCTTCGTCAGCTGACTCGTTCCAAAGTATGcgcttgttttttttttattgattttttaatgtcaAATTTAAAGAAGCAGCGTGGCTATCTTTTCGTACTTGTCTTTTTGGTTATGCGCCTCATACTGAAGGAATACCTACTTCTATATTATGGTATCACCGATTGTGGATCTTATGTCGTTGTGTCGTTAATGTGTATCTTCTGTCatcaaaagttttttggagttcaaaagatttatttctttGGCCTTTACTTTTAACactacttttatttctccaaaatttctttttttgtttaatgacATCTTCTAAAACAGAACAATTATTACATGAAACAGTAGATTTTTTAGACGTTAGctgttttaataaacaacATACTTGGAGTCATCTATTGAAGAGTGAAATATGCAATTCCTGTGAACACACGCGCCAAAAGTCGTTACATGTTGGTTTCATTCGACCACATGAGCATCGCTTGAAAAACACCCGTTGCCTAAAAAAGATcatatgtatgttttttttctttttccctcaATATGGTGATTTGTAAATCAAAGCCATattgaatgtttttatttttgtctagATCCTTGGCAGCCGTGTGTATCTCGTCGTCAGACGTGGATACATTCTTGTACAAGCGGAAGTGGCGCAACTAAAATGCATCaaaaaaagttaatacaaCATAATCCTCACTATATTaaaggaaacaattttaacacCAATTTTAAGGCAACCCCATCAACCCCAGGAGTCAAAAacttcaaacaatttttaataaaatacctttcaagacaattgaaaattccgcctaaagaatattttaaatcctGCTGtcttatttcatttctgaTTCTTTCTACAACGTTTGCTCCTCTTGTTGGTACcacatttttatgtaattttatgtcCGTCTATAATAATACAGAACTTTTTGAATTATACCGAACATCTCCTCTGTcagctattttttttgaaggttttttgattttgttaatttccacacttttatttagtttttttaaaccatttctTATAGTCTTTATAATTCTTCGTCAGCGTTTACGTTTTGTACAAACACTTAAAGGTTTATCTCCTGATTCCGTGAAGGATATTTTGAAGCTAGATTTAAGAGGTCATGATCTTTGGGAAGTTTGCCGGTGTTGGACTCGTTTATGGTATGTAAAACACTTTAATAAAGTTTAGAGCACTGAATTCAAGATTTTAAGCATGTCGCGTAATTTTTAGGCGTGAATGCTTACGACGTTCCGATGTTTTATGGAAAACAGCTGGCCCtatattaaatagtttttcCCTTATGTGTGTGAGTAGGTTTTCAAACCAAATTATTTCCTTTCccgtaataaaaaaatggtaGTGTTCATTGCAGCATTTTTAAGACTCTTCATTTGGTCGACGGGAGGCGAACATTTACAAACACGTTTAGGATTAggcatttttcaatttgtcttAATCACCATGTTTTTGGTTATGTTTTCCACAAAAGAAATGTGTTCTTATAATCAGGTCCATTTAACATGAATGGGAGtgtcaataacaaaaaaaaatttgtatatgaTAGGCACTCACTGAAAGTTGGCAATGGTTAAAaacgttttatatttcaagtcGTTTCAATACCATTCATCATGAAATTTTACGTAACGAAATCACTGATATAACAGTATTAGATACAAAAGAATTACGGGTATGTTAGAAATCTTGtagtaagatatttttattgtcaagATGCTCTCAGATCCTTGGTGTGAACGTCACGGATTCCGTTTACCGTTTGGTTCAACTTTTAACTCTACCAACCAATGCGTTTTTATTGCTGACATCCATTCATAATATAGCGTCCCCTATGTATCTTTAAATAGTGACGAAATTGACGcgttggaaattattttttcaggtTGTGTGTTGTCAACATAAACTCCTTGTTTATTAGAAGGTCCTTGTTTATTGgaactatttttaagaaaaaaataacaaagaaatattgttaCTTAATATTTGCTTATTTAGTTGGCGCATAAAGTTT encodes the following:
- the LOC128884460 gene encoding serine/threonine-protein phosphatase 6 regulatory ankyrin repeat subunit B-like, with protein sequence MELVALINRLTEKQLTHIPLTLEAFEIQTNLLKALKQLDFTLVGHYTKRLALYNQIHKCNLWNQMKHLKGFQLPLHYTTGLKGDLGITLLSLFLKFGADINQRDKNFCTPLMLTSQLGRTAFTEFLLTQGARVDLVDYKGYTALHYACAEGHVETAARLLLFGANPNALGAPRLQWETPLEISVNSRVVRARDMVKTLMNYDTNTKYQIPSRFYKNETSMLMKLLQFDVGFFLY
- the LOC128884010 gene encoding uncharacterized protein LOC128884010, whose product is MLYSRNSISSQHVVFTMIRNYFPEDAVLLILEREILNKNAGLLCATSDRKGRSLFWWSCKKNYPRVIYRLLIFFHEANANKYPGYIMCNPHALNNKGYSPIELLVSHMQQKIWNGPELINVARQVLSFKGNGGLSFLATALLSDEHTMRKVARVTFASTAYNREIIFMPPQTMSLDDLFLVHPTNVRIPHSDELTPFHLALHHGRRRAQRLVMKALALSFLYNIQSFSSLTELWCGIYSAAELNESSALLLMTRNYPFLIQNILTLISPGDNLSDDALVSLVERIPPSFIFESNGVGALENAVWYSMSPKVSESLVLFDALTTPNRILLFTTKDCREALLATHKAMLYYRRYKSYPAIKESLFIKKEKILKKLFKSTILDVHIQVLMINHVVAFLFIIISLCFIFWLFLVTRVSSIHSFYVDPMKCIPSSADSFQKAAWLSFRTCLFGYAPHTEGIPTSILWYHRLWILCRCVVNVYLLSSKVFWSSKDLFLWPLLLTLLLFLQNFFFCLMTSSKTEQLLHETVDFLDVSCFNKQHTWSHLLKSEICNSCEHTRQKSLHVGFIRPHEHRLKNTRCLKKIIYPWQPCVSRRQTWIHSCTSGSGATKMHQKKLIQHNPHYIKGNNFNTNFKATPSTPGVKNFKQFLIKYLSRQLKIPPKEYFKSCCLISFLILSTTFAPLVGTTFLCNFMSVYNNTELFELYRTSPLSAIFFEGFLILLISTLLFSFFKPFLIVFIILRQRLRFVQTLKGLSPDSVKDILKLDLRGHDLWEVCRCWTRLWRECLRRSDVLWKTAGPILNSFSLMCVMFIAAFLRLFIWSTGGEHLQTRLGLGIFQFVLITMFLVMFSTKEMCSYNQALTESWQWLKTFYISSRFNTIHHEILRNEITDITVLDTKELRILGVNVTDSVYRLVQLLTLPTNAFLLLTSIHNIASPMYL